From Toxorhynchites rutilus septentrionalis strain SRP chromosome 2, ASM2978413v1, whole genome shotgun sequence, a single genomic window includes:
- the LOC129769788 gene encoding circadian locomoter output cycles protein kaput: MEEDPDDKDDTKRKSRNLSEKKRRDQFNLLVNELSSMVSSNSRKMDKSTVLKSTIAFLKSHNEIAVRSRVHEIQTDWKPSFLSNEEFTHLILEALDGFIIVFSSTGRVFYASESITSLLGHLPSDLLNMTVYDMVYEDDQNDLYNILLNPTTVVDPVHTGIDRDQITFSCYIKRGTADYRSEISYELVQFNGYFRSDVDADSLMTTSRFSGHITDVDTRLIFVGTGRLRTPQLIREMSIVDSSKSEFTSKHSLEWKFLFLDHRAPPIIGYLPFEVLGTSGYDYYHFDDLEKVVGCLEVLLQRGEGTSCYYRFLTKGQQWIWLQTMFYITYHQWNTKPEFVVCTHRVVSYADVMKQIRNQSGGESKFSDDADSVSVGVERKFQPSSRQSLLATSSWSSKSSRTSRLAPTPAVSPTGTSSRGRSRNYSCHGPGSDSATSVSAESHASRQSMMTHRSSKFRSRSTTYHSKTSSEDRQPKETHFVIQNPHPPPPEDSYQQIKSSPQDHQQPHQLHLTPTTTIATPPVSQILGSAGFIEPQQSLAALPIQPGAGFPPESIAGVISPLQPKSPGPAFAAHTNDATDAGGVVLTPAQNQVQDQLQRKHEELQHLIMQQQEELRRVQEQLLMARYGLLPSIVTVPFTSASSSTNDINGKYSNSAAYLQHHHQSAHSSHQYQMQPSLTNQPPSLLHTPQQQQMCLTPDQKPIFHPNQQLDFTDTGQPKLPGDPGGEMIFYMQLAPVPLHHLQQQPQSSHSQQSQQSHPTQQPHQQHSQMMMDSLPSDSSEPNRDGGSSGHNMELLQYQMGQKQAQTLFTSGMEQQHQQEQDRQQHHPHQTHHQQQQQQQQQQHHHHHHHHQSAHQHHPHPYHHHHHHQQQSQHQQPQTHHRQSLSIPSSKGSSTSHSRSDM; the protein is encoded by the exons ATGGAGGAGGATCCAGATGATAAGGATGATACTAAAAg AAAATCCCGCAATCTCAGCGAGAAGAAACGAAGGGACCAATTCAACCTGTTGGTCAACGAGCTGAGTTCGATGGTGTCTTCCAACAGCCGGAAAATGGACAAAAGTACCGTGCTCAAGTCTACGATTGCGTTCCTCAAGAGTCACAACGAGATCGCGGTTAGATCCCGGGTGCACGAGATCCAAACCGATTGGAAACCGTCCTTTCTGTCCAACGAGGAGTTCACCCATCTGATTCTGGAAGCACTGGATGGATTTATTATTGTGTTTTCCTCGACGGGGCGGGTGTTCTACGCCTCGGAGAGCATAACTTCGCTGTTGGGTCATTTACCT AGTGACTTGCTCAACATGACGGTGTACGATATGGTATACGAGGATGATCAGAATGATCTATATAACATTCTACTCAATCCGACTACTGTGGTGGACCCGGTGCACACTGGAATCGATCGGGACCAGATAACCTTTTCATGTTATATCAAGCGAGGCACGGCGGACTATCGTTCCGAGATATCCTATGAGTTGGTACAATTTAATGGTTATTTTA GGAGTGACGTGGATGCTGATTCCCTGATGACAACATCGAGGTTCAGTGGACACATTACCGATGTCGATACGAGGCTTATTTTCGTTGGGACTGGAAGACTGCGGACACCACAACTGATCCGTGAGATGTCGATTGTGGACAGCTCGAAGAGTGAGTTCACTTCGAAACACAGCCTTGAATGGAAGTTCCTATTTTTGGACCACCGAGCGCCACCCATTATTGGATACCTCCCGTTTGAAGTGCTCGGAACCTCCGGATATGATTACTATCATTTCGATGACTTGGAGAAGGTGGTCGGCTGCCTGGAAGTTT TGCTTCAACGGGGAGAAGGTACCTCCTGCTACTACCGGTTTCTGACGAAAGGGCAGCAGTGGATATGGCTGCAGACAATGTTCTACATCACCTATCATCAGTGGAATACAAAACCGGAGTTCGTGGTGTGCACACACCGGGTGGTAAGCTATGCAGACGTCATGAAACAAATACGGAATCAGTCTGGTGGAGAGAGCAAGTTCTCTGATGATGCTGACAGTGTAAGCGTGGGTGTGGAAAGGAAATTCCAACCGAGCTCACGCCAAAGTTTACTGGCTACTTCTTCTTGGAGTTCTAAGAGTTCGCGAACGTCGCGATTAGCACCGACACCAGCGGTTTCACCAACGGGTACATCATCCCGTGGAAGGAGTCGCAACTACTCCTGTCACGGACCGGGCTCCGATTCGGCGACTTCAGTTTCGGCCGAATCGCACGCAAGCCGGCAGTCTATGATGACACATCGTAGTTCA AAATTCAGATCTCGCTCCACTACTTATCACTCGAAGACGTCATCGGAAGACAGACAACCCAAAGAGACACACTTTGTCATCCAGAATCCTCACCCTCCACCACCGGAAGACTCATATCAGCAAATCAAGTCTTCCCCACAAGATCACCAGCAGCCGCATCAGCTTCATCTCACGCCAACGACAACgatagcaacaccgccagtgtCACAAATCCTCGGCTCGGCTGGATTCATAGAGCCTCAGCAAAGCTTGGCAGCCTTACCGATCCAACCAGGTGCTGGATTCCCGCCAGAGAGTATAGCTGGCGTGATATCACCACTTCAACCGAAGTCTCCAGGTCCAGCATTTGCAGCGCATACGAACGACGCAACCGATGCCGGTGGTGTTGTCCTAACACCTGCTCAAAATCAAGTTCAGGATCAGCTCCAGCGAAAGCACGAGGAACTACAGCATCTGATAATGCAGCAGCAAGAGGAACTGCGAAGAGTACAGGAGCAGCTGTTGATGGCTCGTTATGGGCTGCTACCATCGATAGTGACCGTTCCATTCACGAGCGCTTCAAGTAGTACTAACGATATCAACGGGAAATATAGTAACAGTGCGGCATACCTTCAGCATCACCACCAGTCAGCCCATAGCAGTCATCAGTACCAAATGCAACCTAGTCTAACTAATCAACCCCCGAGTTTACTGCATACCCCTCAGCAACAGCAAATGTGTTTGACTCCGGATCAGAAACCAATCTTTCACCCAAACCAGCAGCTGGATTTCACTGACACTGGTCAACCCAAATTGCCGGGTGATCCCGGTGGCGAAATGATCTTCTACATGCAGCTAGCTCCTGTTCCCCTCCATCACCTGCAGCAGCAACCTCAATCCTCGCATTCACAACAATCGCAGCAGTCTCATCCAACCCAGCAACCGCATCAACAGCACTCGCAAATGATGATGGACTCGTTACCGTCCGATAGCTCGGAGCCCAACCGTGACGGAGGATCCAGTGGCCACAACATGGAACTGCTGCAGTATCAGATGGGTCAGAAGCAAGCGCAGACTTTGTTCACCTCGGGTATGgagcagcagcaccagcaggAACAGGATCGCCAACAGCACCACCCACACCAAACGcatcatcaacaacaacaacaacaacaacaacaacaacaccatcatcatcatcatcatcatcaatctGCGCACCAACATCATCCTCACCCGTATCAccaccaccatcatcatcagcaaCAGAGCCAGCATCAGCAGCCGCAGACGCATCATCGGCAGAGTTTGTCGATTCCCTCGTCCAAGGGATCATCAACGTCGCATTCGAGGAGTGATATGTAG